One stretch of Schlesneria sp. DSM 10557 DNA includes these proteins:
- a CDS encoding cation:proton antiporter, with protein sequence MLPRFCSSFVFLLLCALILAAAGRTSLAEGSVPVPAAASGETHATDAGAAAQAHGTSHEDPVTPMLLGLLLVLVTAKLAGALATRLKQPAVLGELLVGVLLGNLILVGWDQLEFLRPAAVHAGDSHSTNLVATTMDMLARIGVILLLFEVGLESSVGQMLTVGWSSLAVAVLGVVAPFGLGWFAGQLLLPDHSWHVHMFLGATLSATSVGITARVFKDLGKSDTKVAKVVLGAAVIDDVLGLVLLAVVQAVIVQGSANLSEVALIVGKALVFLFGSVILGDWLSPYLFRIAALLRVNGMLMITGLAFCFGLSWLSSQMGLAPIVGAFAAGMILDEKHYRALQRPDERSLEEWVLPVTTLLVPIFFVMMGFQVDLRSFLNPGTLGLAAGITIAAILGKMACAAGVLERGIDRLSVGFGMIPRGEVGLIFAAIGQGLVSNGIPIIDAGVYSAVVVMVMVTTFLAPPLLNWSLLRHQRAAVTPAQ encoded by the coding sequence ATGCTTCCCCGCTTCTGTTCCAGCTTTGTCTTTCTGTTGTTGTGTGCACTGATCCTGGCGGCAGCGGGTCGGACGAGTCTGGCGGAAGGTTCCGTCCCCGTGCCGGCGGCAGCATCCGGGGAAACTCACGCCACGGATGCGGGGGCCGCAGCACAGGCTCATGGGACCTCTCACGAAGACCCCGTCACCCCGATGCTGCTGGGTCTGTTGCTTGTGCTCGTCACCGCCAAACTGGCGGGAGCGCTGGCAACACGTCTGAAGCAACCTGCGGTTCTGGGGGAACTGCTGGTCGGGGTCCTGCTGGGAAACCTGATTCTCGTCGGCTGGGATCAACTGGAGTTCTTGCGCCCGGCCGCAGTCCACGCAGGGGATTCACACTCAACCAATCTCGTGGCAACGACCATGGACATGCTGGCACGGATCGGCGTGATTCTGTTGTTGTTCGAAGTGGGACTGGAATCGAGTGTCGGCCAGATGCTGACGGTCGGCTGGTCCTCTCTCGCCGTGGCAGTCCTGGGTGTCGTGGCCCCGTTTGGACTCGGCTGGTTCGCGGGACAACTGCTGCTGCCGGATCACTCATGGCACGTCCACATGTTTCTGGGAGCGACCCTGTCGGCGACGAGCGTCGGCATTACGGCGCGGGTGTTCAAAGACCTGGGGAAGAGTGACACGAAGGTCGCCAAGGTTGTGCTGGGTGCCGCGGTCATCGACGACGTGCTGGGTCTGGTCCTGCTGGCTGTCGTGCAAGCGGTGATCGTGCAGGGATCGGCCAATCTATCTGAAGTTGCTCTGATCGTCGGCAAGGCCCTGGTTTTCCTGTTCGGCAGCGTGATTCTGGGTGACTGGCTCAGTCCTTATCTTTTCCGGATCGCTGCTTTGCTGCGGGTGAACGGCATGCTGATGATCACGGGACTTGCCTTCTGCTTCGGACTTTCGTGGCTTTCCAGTCAGATGGGACTGGCTCCAATTGTTGGTGCATTCGCCGCAGGAATGATCCTGGACGAAAAGCACTACCGAGCATTGCAGCGACCGGACGAACGTTCGCTGGAAGAATGGGTCTTGCCCGTGACCACGCTTCTGGTCCCCATTTTCTTTGTGATGATGGGTTTTCAAGTCGACCTGCGCAGCTTCCTGAACCCGGGCACACTGGGTCTGGCCGCGGGCATCACGATCGCAGCCATTCTCGGGAAAATGGCCTGTGCGGCCGGAGTTCTCGAACGGGGGATCGATCGACTGAGCGTCGGATTCGGCATGATCCCTCGGGGGGAAGTCGGACTGATTTTCGCCGCGATCGGTCAAGGGCTGGTCTCGAACGGCATCCCGATCATCGACGCCGGAGTCTACTCGGCCGTCGTGGTCATGGTGATGGTGACAACGTTCCTGGCGCCACCACTCCTGAACTGGTCTCTGTTACGCCATCAGAGAGCCGCGGTCACACCAGCTCAGTGA
- the nhaR gene encoding transcriptional activator NhaR encodes MNQLNYQHLFYFWTVAREGTISKACKVLFLTQPTISAQLRSLERAAGAKLFDRVGRHLVLTETGHVVYRYAEEIFSLGRELQHTLKGKVPGQARRLVVGIADVLPRLIAYQLLEPVLSLPEPVQLICHDDKTEKLLARLAINELDVVLSDVPASPFVNVRAFNHSLGECGVSLMASADLASRFRRGFPKSLNGAPFLLPMEGSSLRRSLEQWFDEQEIRPTIRGQFGDCDLFEVFGAVGMGIFAVPSVVEKNVIEQHHVKVLARIASIKERFFAISLEKRLKHAAVVAITDSARRRLSD; translated from the coding sequence ATGAATCAACTTAACTACCAGCATCTGTTCTATTTCTGGACCGTGGCTCGCGAAGGGACCATCTCCAAAGCCTGTAAGGTGCTGTTCCTGACCCAGCCGACGATCAGCGCCCAGCTCAGGTCACTGGAACGTGCCGCAGGTGCAAAGTTGTTCGATCGTGTGGGGCGGCATCTGGTCCTCACCGAAACCGGGCACGTCGTCTACCGTTATGCTGAAGAGATCTTCTCGCTGGGACGCGAACTGCAGCACACACTCAAGGGAAAGGTGCCGGGGCAGGCTCGTCGACTGGTCGTCGGCATCGCGGATGTCCTGCCCCGACTGATTGCGTATCAACTGCTGGAACCGGTACTCAGCCTGCCGGAACCTGTGCAGTTGATTTGTCACGATGACAAGACAGAGAAGTTGCTTGCACGCCTGGCGATTAATGAGCTCGACGTGGTCCTCTCGGATGTTCCGGCCAGCCCATTTGTGAATGTGCGAGCGTTCAATCATTCGCTGGGTGAATGCGGTGTCTCACTGATGGCCTCGGCCGACCTGGCCTCCAGGTTCCGTCGTGGTTTCCCCAAGTCGCTCAACGGTGCGCCATTCCTGTTGCCGATGGAGGGAAGTTCGCTCCGCCGCTCGCTGGAGCAATGGTTTGATGAACAGGAAATTCGTCCCACGATTCGGGGGCAGTTTGGTGATTGCGACTTGTTCGAGGTGTTCGGCGCGGTCGGGATGGGAATCTTTGCGGTCCCGTCGGTGGTGGAAAAGAATGTGATTGAGCAGCACCACGTCAAAGTGCTCGCCCGCATCGCCTCGATCAAGGAGCGATTCTTCGCGATCTCGCTGGAGAAACGGCTGAAACACGCGGCCGTGGTGGCGATTACCGACAGTGCCCGCAGGCGACTGTCGGACTGA
- the glnA gene encoding type I glutamate--ammonia ligase → MTPREVLALCRQKDLRAVDLRFMDFPGTQKHFTIPVTALSEKSFEEGFSFDGSSIRGWQSINESDMLVVPAAATAFVDPFMPQTLVMTCNIQDPITREDYAKDPRNVARKAENYMKLTGLADAAFFGPEAEFFIFDDVRFDQNEHEAYYHVDSIEGQWNRGRQEPSGNKGYKIRHKEGYFPVPPTDTLQNVRTEMMLMLQDCGVEVEAQHHEVASGGQCEIDMKYASLINTADNLLLYKYIVKNVAARHGKSATFMPKPLWNDNGSGLHLHFSLWKNGTNLFAGSGYAGLSDIAMHAIGGILKHAAALMAICCPTTNSYKRLIPGFEAPINLTYSSRNRSAAIRIPVHTPSPENKRFEFRCPDSSSNGYLAMSAMLMAAIDGIQRRIDPGRPLDKDIYDLAPDELKDVPKTPASLEEALDALRRDHEFLLRGDVFTEDVIDTWIWYKTEKEVEALRQRPHPFEFAMYYDI, encoded by the coding sequence TTGACCCCTCGAGAAGTGCTGGCACTGTGTCGCCAGAAAGACCTTCGCGCCGTGGACCTGCGGTTCATGGACTTCCCCGGAACGCAGAAGCATTTCACGATTCCCGTAACGGCACTGAGCGAAAAGTCGTTCGAAGAGGGGTTCAGTTTCGACGGCTCGTCCATCCGGGGCTGGCAGTCGATCAACGAAAGCGACATGCTCGTTGTTCCAGCAGCAGCGACCGCATTCGTCGATCCGTTCATGCCGCAGACGCTGGTCATGACCTGCAACATTCAGGATCCGATCACTCGGGAAGATTATGCCAAAGATCCGCGCAATGTTGCCCGAAAAGCAGAAAACTACATGAAGCTGACGGGCCTGGCGGATGCCGCCTTCTTCGGCCCCGAGGCAGAGTTCTTTATTTTTGACGATGTTCGCTTTGACCAGAACGAACACGAAGCCTACTACCACGTCGACAGCATCGAGGGGCAGTGGAACCGGGGGCGGCAGGAGCCGTCCGGTAACAAGGGCTACAAGATCCGTCACAAAGAGGGGTATTTTCCCGTTCCGCCGACGGACACTCTTCAGAACGTCCGCACGGAAATGATGCTGATGCTGCAGGATTGCGGCGTTGAAGTCGAAGCGCAGCACCACGAGGTCGCCTCGGGTGGGCAATGCGAAATCGACATGAAATACGCATCGCTCATCAACACGGCCGATAACCTGCTGCTCTACAAATACATTGTCAAAAATGTCGCTGCACGACACGGGAAATCGGCGACGTTCATGCCCAAGCCGCTCTGGAACGACAACGGTTCGGGACTGCATCTGCACTTCTCGCTCTGGAAGAACGGCACAAACCTCTTTGCTGGATCGGGTTACGCCGGTCTCTCTGACATCGCGATGCACGCCATCGGCGGCATCCTGAAGCATGCTGCCGCGCTGATGGCCATCTGTTGCCCCACCACGAACAGCTACAAGCGCCTGATTCCCGGGTTTGAAGCCCCGATCAACCTGACCTACAGCAGCCGAAACCGGTCGGCCGCGATTCGCATCCCCGTCCATACGCCCAGCCCCGAGAACAAGCGATTTGAATTCCGCTGTCCGGATTCCTCTTCGAACGGCTATCTGGCGATGTCCGCGATGCTGATGGCGGCGATCGACGGAATTCAGCGGCGGATTGATCCCGGTCGGCCGCTCGACAAGGACATCTACGATCTCGCCCCCGACGAACTGAAGGATGTTCCGAAAACACCGGCGTCTCTGGAAGAAGCTCTGGACGCCCTGCGCCGCGACCACGAATTCCTGTTACGGGGAGATGTCTTCACGGAAGACGTGATCGATACCTGGATCTGGTACAAGACAGAGAAAGAAGTCGAAGCACTACGCCAGCGGCCGCATCCCTTCGAATTCGCCATGTACTACGACATCTGA
- a CDS encoding Hsp70 family protein, with product MNSAEPSQSSRFVVGLDLGTTNSALAFVDTQDKTRRIQTLLVPQVVAPGVIEPRETLPSFLYQPATGEFTAESLRLPWGESPAEIVGQFARDHGTLVPGRLISSAKSWLCHNGVDRTADLLPWQGAEDVQRMSPVTVSSRYLEHFRQAWDAQFPEYPLADQDFVLTIPASFDEVARELTIRAARQAGLQRVVLIEEPQAAFYAWIDKNSQTWNQLVTPGQNILICDVGGGTTDFTLIRVRSGRDGLVQFHRVAVGEHLILGGDNFDLALAHHLEQRLKPGGQLEPRQWSVLVRSCRQLKEVLMGDNAPDSWTLTLPGSGSKLIGGSIQVPVQRSEAESILAEGFFPEVPFDAKPVASASGFQEFGLPYAADPAITKYLATFLSSHRFESDGESPPTTDEVPSGGQASHPPEAEPPLAILFNGGVFGSPLLRRRLIQSLEQWFRRPGSHWSPTELENDRLDLAVARGAAYYGMVRRGEGVRIAAGLARTYYIGVERSVSAPADAAQASSNRESPLAALCLLPAGIEPGQEVDLTHHQFELRVSQPIEFPLYVSSTRLTDRPGDLVAVDPEQIKALPPIRTVLKTGKSKEADTVTVILKARLTEIGTLDLWCSEVDGKRTWKLLFDVRSTTQTDLSAHDAAGERQGLFDEELVQSAKAVIRNSFGLEASDQPRKDPPVSNVAKRLVEVLKLEREEWPTSLLRQLWDALIEAEGGRRLSADHEARWLNLTGYALRPGYGLAVDDWRCNETWKLLQGKLFFATTAVRAEWYILWRRVAGGLTTGQQQSLAAPLISQIRQAVRNPAAKSKSAGFGTNTHESAELVRLLGACELLPVAHKRELGDLLLEMLGRPRFAALASATYWALGRIGARRPVYGPLNSVVPADVAARWLKSLAELDLTDSLAAFAVMQMGRRTGDRYRDIDEATRTSVLQTLKRAGVPRHYRDLIAEVGNLESEEQALVMGDSLPKGLRIL from the coding sequence GTGAATTCAGCCGAACCGTCTCAATCCAGCCGCTTTGTCGTCGGGCTCGACCTTGGGACCACGAACTCTGCTCTGGCGTTCGTCGACACACAAGACAAGACTCGACGTATTCAGACACTCCTCGTCCCTCAGGTGGTCGCGCCGGGTGTCATTGAGCCGCGAGAGACTCTGCCGTCTTTCCTCTATCAGCCGGCGACGGGCGAGTTCACGGCCGAATCGCTTCGTCTTCCCTGGGGAGAAAGTCCGGCGGAAATTGTGGGACAGTTTGCACGGGACCATGGGACACTGGTTCCCGGTCGCTTGATTTCGTCGGCCAAGTCGTGGCTGTGTCATAACGGAGTCGATCGGACGGCCGACCTGCTCCCCTGGCAGGGGGCCGAGGACGTCCAGCGAATGTCACCTGTCACGGTGAGTTCCCGGTATCTCGAACATTTCCGTCAGGCCTGGGATGCCCAGTTCCCGGAGTATCCGCTCGCCGATCAGGATTTCGTGCTGACGATTCCCGCTTCGTTTGACGAGGTGGCCCGCGAACTGACGATCCGGGCTGCACGGCAGGCGGGACTGCAGCGCGTCGTGTTGATCGAAGAACCGCAGGCCGCCTTTTATGCATGGATCGACAAAAATTCGCAGACCTGGAATCAGCTTGTCACACCGGGCCAGAACATCCTGATCTGCGACGTGGGTGGGGGGACGACCGACTTCACGTTGATCCGTGTCCGTAGCGGACGAGACGGGCTGGTTCAGTTTCACCGCGTGGCGGTCGGCGAACACCTGATCCTTGGCGGTGACAATTTCGACCTGGCCCTGGCCCATCACCTGGAACAGCGGCTGAAGCCGGGAGGCCAACTGGAACCGCGGCAATGGAGCGTTCTCGTGCGGAGTTGTCGTCAGCTCAAAGAGGTGCTGATGGGTGACAACGCCCCTGACAGTTGGACGCTGACGCTGCCGGGCAGCGGCTCGAAACTCATCGGTGGGTCGATTCAGGTCCCGGTACAACGGAGCGAAGCGGAATCGATTCTGGCAGAGGGTTTCTTTCCCGAAGTCCCCTTCGATGCGAAGCCGGTCGCCTCGGCATCCGGGTTTCAGGAATTCGGTCTCCCCTACGCTGCCGATCCGGCGATCACCAAGTATCTGGCGACGTTCCTTTCGTCGCACAGGTTTGAGAGCGATGGCGAGTCCCCCCCCACGACGGATGAAGTACCTTCCGGAGGCCAGGCTTCGCACCCACCGGAAGCAGAGCCCCCACTGGCGATTCTCTTCAACGGCGGCGTCTTTGGTTCACCGCTACTCCGTCGACGCCTGATTCAGTCGCTGGAACAGTGGTTCCGTCGGCCCGGTTCCCACTGGTCTCCCACGGAACTTGAGAACGACCGGCTGGACCTGGCCGTCGCGCGGGGGGCTGCGTACTACGGAATGGTTCGCCGCGGCGAAGGGGTTCGCATTGCGGCAGGACTCGCACGCACATACTACATCGGGGTCGAGCGAAGCGTCTCCGCACCAGCAGACGCCGCGCAAGCAAGTTCCAATCGCGAAAGTCCTCTCGCCGCACTCTGTCTGCTCCCTGCGGGCATTGAACCGGGCCAGGAAGTCGATCTGACGCACCACCAGTTTGAACTGCGTGTCTCGCAGCCGATCGAGTTTCCGTTGTACGTATCGAGTACCCGCCTGACGGATCGACCGGGAGATCTGGTCGCCGTCGATCCCGAGCAGATCAAAGCCTTGCCACCGATTCGCACGGTACTGAAGACGGGGAAATCGAAAGAGGCCGATACGGTCACCGTCATTCTGAAAGCCCGCCTTACCGAGATCGGGACGCTCGATTTGTGGTGCAGCGAAGTCGACGGGAAGCGGACCTGGAAACTGCTGTTCGATGTCCGTTCCACAACCCAGACCGACCTGTCCGCTCACGACGCGGCGGGGGAACGTCAGGGACTGTTCGACGAAGAACTGGTGCAGTCCGCCAAAGCGGTGATCCGAAACAGTTTTGGTCTCGAGGCGTCTGATCAGCCGCGAAAAGACCCACCGGTGTCGAACGTGGCGAAACGTCTGGTCGAAGTCCTGAAACTGGAACGGGAGGAATGGCCGACATCTCTGCTGCGGCAGCTTTGGGATGCACTGATCGAAGCGGAAGGAGGTCGGCGGTTGAGTGCCGATCACGAAGCCCGATGGCTCAACCTGACAGGGTACGCTCTCCGTCCGGGATACGGACTGGCCGTGGATGACTGGCGATGTAATGAGACCTGGAAGCTGTTACAGGGAAAGCTCTTCTTCGCGACGACAGCGGTGCGGGCCGAGTGGTATATCCTGTGGCGGCGCGTGGCGGGGGGACTGACGACCGGCCAGCAGCAATCGCTGGCCGCTCCTTTGATCAGTCAGATCCGACAAGCGGTCCGAAACCCCGCTGCCAAAAGCAAGTCGGCTGGATTCGGCACCAACACGCACGAATCGGCAGAACTGGTCAGACTTCTCGGAGCGTGCGAGTTACTGCCGGTCGCGCACAAGCGTGAACTGGGGGATCTGCTGCTCGAAATGCTCGGACGCCCTCGTTTCGCGGCGCTGGCGTCGGCAACCTACTGGGCGCTGGGACGAATTGGCGCACGTCGACCCGTCTATGGTCCTTTGAACTCGGTCGTTCCAGCGGATGTGGCGGCGCGCTGGTTGAAATCGCTGGCGGAACTCGATCTGACCGATAGTCTCGCGGCCTTTGCCGTGATGCAGATGGGACGCCGGACGGGCGACCGTTACCGAGACATCGACGAAGCGACCAGAACCTCGGTCCTGCAGACGCTGAAGCGAGCCGGAGTCCCACGCCACTA